A stretch of DNA from Pseudomonas sp. HN11:
GAGCTTGAGCACGCCCTGGAACACCATGCGCCGATCTTCCCCGGCAATGTTCAGCACGCCCTTGTAGCGCAACAGTTGCTTGCCGTGGTCTTCCAGCAGTTCGTTCATGAACGCGCTGAGGCGGTCGATATCCAGCGGCTGGTCGGTGCGCAGCACCAGGCTGGAGATACGGTCGATGGACGGTGCAGCCCGCACCGGGCGCAGGCTCATGCCGGCATTGAGGTTGAAGCCGCGCACATCGAGCAGTTCAGCCAGGTCGATGTTGCCATGGTCCACCACGCGGATCGGCGCGCGGCGGTTAATGCGGGTGAGGCGTTCGCTGAGCGCGTCAAAGGCGGCGGCGTCCACCAAGTCGCGCTTGCTCACCAGCAGGCGGTCGGCAAAGCCGATCTGGGCCTGGGCGATGGTCTGGGTCAGGTGGTGCTCGGCGTGGGCGGCGTCCACCAGGGTAATGATGCCGTCGAGAAGGTAGCGCTCGCGCAGTTCCTCGTCGATGAAAAAGGTCTGGGCCACGGGAGCTGGGTCGGCCAGGCCGGTGCACTCGATCACTAGGCGGTCGAAGGCGATCTCGCCACTGTCCAGACGTTCGAGCAGCAGGTACAGGGCTTTGGTCAGGTCGGTGTGGATGGTGCAGCACACGCAGCCGTTGGACAGGGTCATGACTTGCACTGGCTCTTCGCCCAGCAGCTGGGTGTCGATACCGGCGTCGCTGAATTCGTTTTCGATCACGGCGATTTTCAGGCCGTGCTCGGCTTTGAGCAGGTGGCGTAGCAAGGTGGTCTTGCCGGCGCCGAGGAAGCCGCTGAGGACCGTTACCGGGATGGGAGAGGACAAAAGCAATTCTCCTTATAACTGAAGGAACACAAAACAAATGTGGGAGCGGGCTTGCTCGCGAATACGGTGTATCAGTCAGCACATCCGCCAACTGACCGCATTCGCGAGCAAGCCCGCTCCCACAGTAGATCACCGCCAGCCCGACTACCGGGTCAACAGCACTTGGGCCCACCCTTGCCGCCGTAACGGGCTTCCTGGCGTTCCCGGAAGAACGCCTTGTAGTCCATCACCGGCTTGTCCGGGTGTTTGGTTTGCATATGCTCGACGTACGTATCGTAGTCGGGCATGCCGACCATCAGGCGCGCGGCCTGACCGAGGTATTTACCGAGGCGATTGATGTCATTGAACATGGTTGCAATCCTCGATCACGCGTCCGGAATGGCCTGGAACGGCGCTTCTTTATCGGTACGCTCTTTGTTGCCCCAGGCGGCGACACCGACCTTGAGCGCATAGAACAGGATACTGAACACCACGAACAGGAACAGCGCCGTCAGCGTTGCGTTGGTGTAGGCGTTCCAGATCACGTGCTGCATCTGGTCGATGTTCTTCGCCGGGGCGAGGATCTGCCCATTGGCCAATGCATCGCTGTATTTCTTGGCCAGCGACAGAAAGCCGATCGCCGGGTTGGCGTCGAACAGCTTGATGAAGCCCGCGGTGGTGGTGCAGATCAGCAGCCAGACAGCCGGCAGCATGGTCACCCAGATGTAGCGCTGGCGTTTCATTTTGATCAGCACAACCGTTGCAAGCATCAGCGCGATACCGGCCAGCATCTGGTTGGAGATACCGAACAGCGGCCACAGGGTGTTGATGCCGCCCAGTGGGTCGATCACGCCTTGATACAGCAGGTAACCCCACATCGCCACACAGCCGGCTGTTGCGATCAGGTTGGCAGTCCACGACTCGGTGCGTTTCAGCGCCGGTACGAAGGAACCCAGCAGGTCTTGCAGCATGAAACGACCGGCCCGGGTACCCGCGTCGACTGCCGTCAGAATGAACAGCGCCTCGAACAGGATCGCAAAGTGATACCAGAACGCCATGGTGTTTTCACCCGGCAGTACGCTGTGCAGGATCTGCGCGATCCCCACTGCCAGGGTTGGTGCACCGCCGGCACGCGCCAGGATAGTGGTTTCACCGATATCATGGGCGACCGCCGTCAGTGCTTCCGGGGTAATTGCAAAGCCCCAACTGCTGACGGTTTGTGCCACAGCCACCACATCGCTACCCACCACGGCAGCCGGGCTGTTCATGGCGAAGTACACACCAGGCTCGATCACCGAAGCAGCAACCATTGCCATGATGGCGACGAACGACTCCATCAACATGCCGCCGTAACCGATGTAGCGTGCGTTGGTTTCGTTATCCAGCAACTTGGGTGTAGTGCCCGAGGAGATCAGCGCGTGGAAACCCGAGACCGCGCCACAGGCAATGGTGATGAACAGGAACGGGAACAGGCCGCCCTTCCACACGGGGCCGGTGCCGTCGATGAACTGGGTCAGGGCCGGCATTTTGAGCTCTGGCATGGTGACCAGAATGCCGATTGCCAAAGCGATGATGGTGCCGATTTTGAGGAAGGTCGACAGGTAGTCACGCGGTGCCAGGATCAGCCACACCGGCAGAACGGCGGCAACGAAACCGTAGCCAATCAGCATCCAAGTGATCTGGATGCCGGTAAAGGTGAAGGCCTTGGCCCAGACCGGGTCAGCGGCAATCTGCCCGCCCAGCCAGATCGACCCCAGCAGCAACAGCACGCCGACGATCGAGATTTCACCGATGCGGCCCGGACGGATGTAGCGCATGTAGATGCCCATGAACATCGCGATCGGGATGGTCGCCATCACCGTGAAGATGCCCCATGGGCTCTCGGCCAGGGCCTTGACCACAATCAGCGCCAGCACCGCGAGGATGATGATCATGATCAGGAAGCAGCCGAACAGCGCGATGGTCCCCGGAATGCGGCCCATCTCTTCGCGAACCATGTCGCCGAGAGAACGGCCATTACGCCGCGTGGACAGGAACAGGACCATGAAGTCCTGCACCGCACCGGCCAGCACCACGCCGGCAATCAGCCAGAGCGTGCCGGGCAGGTAGCCCATTTGCGCCGCCAGTACCGGGCCGACCAAGGGGCCTGCACCGGCAATCGCCGCAAAGTGGTGACCGAACAGGATGTGTTTGTTGGTCGGCACATAGTCCAGACCGTCGTTGTTGAGCACTGCGGGGGTGGCCCGCCGTGGATCGAGTTGCATCACATTGTTAGCGATGAACAGACTGTAGTAACGGTACGCAACCAGGTAGATGGCCACAGCAGCGACCACAATCCACAAGGCGTTGATCGCCTCGCCGCGGCGCAAGGCCACTACGCCCAGGGCGCACGCTCCTACAATTGCCAGCACCAGCCAGGGTAGGTGGCGTAGCAGGCTATTATTATTTTTCATTTTTATATTCCAGCCAGGGTGGACAGAAAGGACAGCCACCCCGAGTTTAGCGCTGTTGGCCTTAAAGACCACCCCCCTACGTTGGTCTAGAGCCTTGCGCAGAAAAAAAAAGCAGAAATAAATGCCCGATGATGGCTCGGGGCTACAATCCTCCTATCTCCAGAGGGTTTCACCATGACCGAGCAACCGTCTGACCGCCGCCGTTTCCGCCGCATAGCCTTTGACGCCAAGACCGAATTTCGGCAAAACGGTCGCGAATGGCCGGTGCAATTGGTGGACTTGTCATTAAAAGGCTTGTTGATACAACGGCCAGAGGACTGGAAGGGCAACAAGGCGCTGCCGTTCGACGTCGACATCCGCCTGGATCCCAAGGCCCATATAAAAATGCAAGTGCGCCTGACCCATGAGGATCATGGGCAGTTGGGTTTTGTGTGCCAGCATATCGATCTGGACTCGATCAGCCATTTGCGACGACTGATCGAGTTGAACCTGGGTGATCAGCAAGAGTTGGAGCGCGAGCTGGGCGCCCTACTCGAATAGCGCGTCCAGTGCCTGTTCCAGACGCGTCACCGCGATAATCTGCAACCCCGGCGGCGACTCCTTCGGCGCATTGCCCTTCGGCACGATCGCGCGCTTGAAGCCATGCTTGGCAGCTTCCTTCAAGCGTTCCTGGCCGCTGGGTACCGGGCGCACCTCGCCCGACAAACCGACCTCACCGAACACCAGCAAATCATGGGGCAATGGCCGGTTACGCAGGCTGGACATCACCGCCGCCATCAACGCCAGGTCGGACGCCGTTTCCAGCACTTTTACCCCGCCAACCACGTTGAGAAACACATCCTGGTCATGGGTCGGAATGCCGCCGTGACGATGCAATACGGCAAGCAGCATCGCCAGGCGGTTCTGATCCAGACCCAACGTCACGCGGCGCGGGTTGGCCAAATGACTGTCATCCACCAGGGCCTGCACTTCCACCAGCATCGGGCGGGTGCCCTCCCACGTTGCCATCACCACGCTGCCGGGGACTTCTTCCTGGGCCCGCGTGAGAAAAATCGCCGAAGGGTTGGAGACTTCCTTAAGCCCCCGGTCAGTCATGGCGAACACACCCAATTCGTTGACCGCACCGAAACGGTTCTTCACCGCCCGCAGCAAACGCAGGCGTCCGTCGGATTCGCCTTCGAAATACAGCACGGTGTCCACCATGTGCTCCAACACCCGTGGCCCGGCCAGTGCGCCCTCTTTGGTCACATGGCCCACCAGGAAGATCGCCGTGCCGCTCTGCTTGGCATATCGCACCAACAGCGCCGCACTTTCACGCACCTGGGACACGCCGCCCGGTGCCGACTGCAGTTGTTCGGTGAAAATCGTCTGGATCGAGTCGATCACCATGACCTTGGGCTTTTCGATACGTGCCGTGGCAATGATGCTTTCAATGCAGGTTTCGGTCATGACCCGCAGTTGATCCTGGGGCAGCCCCAGGCGACGGGCGCGCATGGCCACTTGCTGTTGGGATTCTTCGCCGGTGACATACAGCGCCGGCATACGGCTGGCGATACTGCACAGGGTTTGCAGCAGGATCGTGGATTTACCGATGCCTGGGTCGCCGCCGATCAGCACCACCGAACCGTCCACCAGGCCGCCGCCCAACACCCGGTCCAACTCGCCGGAAGCGGTGGAGAAACGCGGGATCTCTTCGACACTGACCTCGGCCAACGTCTTGATCTGTGCCTGCTGCCCGGTCCAGCCGGCACGTCCTGCAGGGGCCGCGGCACCGCCGCTTTCGATCATGGTTTCAGTCAGGGTGTTCCAGGCACCGCACTCGGTGCACTGGCCGGCCCACTTGGGAAAGGTCGCGCCGCACTCCGTGCAGCCGTACATGCGCTTGGCCTTTGCCATTTGAGAACCTCCAACCGAAAAACCGCGATGATAGCTCAGCGCGGCGCCGGGGTCCGGATTTCACCGCTGGCCAATCGTGAAGCGCTGTTGCCGATCGGGTCTTCGGCGTTGAGGTCCGCGCCCTTGGCCTTCAACTCATCCAGCAACTCGACACGCTTGAACAGCCCGGCGTACATGGCTGCCGTCTGTCCCGCGCCGTTGCGTTGGTCGGGGTTGCAGTCAGTGGCCAGCAGGCGCTGGGCAATT
This window harbors:
- the yjiA gene encoding GTPase, with the protein product MSSPIPVTVLSGFLGAGKTTLLRHLLKAEHGLKIAVIENEFSDAGIDTQLLGEEPVQVMTLSNGCVCCTIHTDLTKALYLLLERLDSGEIAFDRLVIECTGLADPAPVAQTFFIDEELRERYLLDGIITLVDAAHAEHHLTQTIAQAQIGFADRLLVSKRDLVDAAAFDALSERLTRINRRAPIRVVDHGNIDLAELLDVRGFNLNAGMSLRPVRAAPSIDRISSLVLRTDQPLDIDRLSAFMNELLEDHGKQLLRYKGVLNIAGEDRRMVFQGVLKLYGFDWDTEWAEGEVRESVIVFIADELPEEKIREGFRRVYQA
- a CDS encoding PilZ domain-containing protein translates to MTEQPSDRRRFRRIAFDAKTEFRQNGREWPVQLVDLSLKGLLIQRPEDWKGNKALPFDVDIRLDPKAHIKMQVRLTHEDHGQLGFVCQHIDLDSISHLRRLIELNLGDQQELERELGALLE
- a CDS encoding carbon starvation CstA family protein, translating into MKNNNSLLRHLPWLVLAIVGACALGVVALRRGEAINALWIVVAAVAIYLVAYRYYSLFIANNVMQLDPRRATPAVLNNDGLDYVPTNKHILFGHHFAAIAGAGPLVGPVLAAQMGYLPGTLWLIAGVVLAGAVQDFMVLFLSTRRNGRSLGDMVREEMGRIPGTIALFGCFLIMIIILAVLALIVVKALAESPWGIFTVMATIPIAMFMGIYMRYIRPGRIGEISIVGVLLLLGSIWLGGQIAADPVWAKAFTFTGIQITWMLIGYGFVAAVLPVWLILAPRDYLSTFLKIGTIIALAIGILVTMPELKMPALTQFIDGTGPVWKGGLFPFLFITIACGAVSGFHALISSGTTPKLLDNETNARYIGYGGMLMESFVAIMAMVAASVIEPGVYFAMNSPAAVVGSDVVAVAQTVSSWGFAITPEALTAVAHDIGETTILARAGGAPTLAVGIAQILHSVLPGENTMAFWYHFAILFEALFILTAVDAGTRAGRFMLQDLLGSFVPALKRTESWTANLIATAGCVAMWGYLLYQGVIDPLGGINTLWPLFGISNQMLAGIALMLATVVLIKMKRQRYIWVTMLPAVWLLICTTTAGFIKLFDANPAIGFLSLAKKYSDALANGQILAPAKNIDQMQHVIWNAYTNATLTALFLFVVFSILFYALKVGVAAWGNKERTDKEAPFQAIPDA
- the radA gene encoding DNA repair protein RadA, which translates into the protein MAKAKRMYGCTECGATFPKWAGQCTECGAWNTLTETMIESGGAAAPAGRAGWTGQQAQIKTLAEVSVEEIPRFSTASGELDRVLGGGLVDGSVVLIGGDPGIGKSTILLQTLCSIASRMPALYVTGEESQQQVAMRARRLGLPQDQLRVMTETCIESIIATARIEKPKVMVIDSIQTIFTEQLQSAPGGVSQVRESAALLVRYAKQSGTAIFLVGHVTKEGALAGPRVLEHMVDTVLYFEGESDGRLRLLRAVKNRFGAVNELGVFAMTDRGLKEVSNPSAIFLTRAQEEVPGSVVMATWEGTRPMLVEVQALVDDSHLANPRRVTLGLDQNRLAMLLAVLHRHGGIPTHDQDVFLNVVGGVKVLETASDLALMAAVMSSLRNRPLPHDLLVFGEVGLSGEVRPVPSGQERLKEAAKHGFKRAIVPKGNAPKESPPGLQIIAVTRLEQALDALFE
- a CDS encoding YbdD/YjiX family protein; amino-acid sequence: MFNDINRLGKYLGQAARLMVGMPDYDTYVEHMQTKHPDKPVMDYKAFFRERQEARYGGKGGPKCC